The Streptomyces sp. NBC_01775 genome includes a region encoding these proteins:
- a CDS encoding biotin--[acetyl-CoA-carboxylase] ligase, with product MPSKRWSDLDRPPLNATALKKALVGGDGLWTDLEVVEAIGSTNTELADRARKGTAAAGTILVAEEQTAGRGRLDRAWSAPPRSGLFFSVLLKPGPTAHHWGWLPLLAGVAAAGALARAAGVDTGLKWPNDVLAVSEGEERKIGGILAERVGGEHLVLGIGVNVTLRAEELPVPTAGSLALAGAKGTDRDPLLRAVLRALEDWYGRWSAADGDPSGSALLEAYAAGCVTLGRTVRAELPGGDALVGEAVAVDGDGRLVIASEQGVQHPVAAGDIVHLRPAAGQ from the coding sequence ATGCCCTCAAAACGTTGGTCGGACCTGGACCGGCCCCCACTCAACGCGACGGCCCTCAAGAAGGCGCTGGTGGGTGGTGACGGGCTCTGGACAGATCTGGAGGTGGTCGAAGCCATCGGCTCGACCAACACCGAACTGGCGGACAGAGCCCGCAAGGGCACAGCCGCGGCGGGCACCATCCTCGTCGCGGAAGAGCAGACGGCGGGCAGAGGCCGTCTGGACCGCGCGTGGAGCGCCCCACCCCGCTCGGGCCTCTTCTTCTCCGTGCTGCTCAAGCCGGGGCCCACGGCCCACCACTGGGGCTGGCTCCCCCTCCTCGCGGGGGTCGCCGCAGCGGGCGCCCTCGCCCGCGCGGCCGGCGTCGACACGGGGCTGAAGTGGCCCAACGACGTGCTTGCCGTCAGCGAGGGCGAGGAGCGCAAGATCGGCGGCATCCTCGCGGAGCGCGTCGGTGGCGAGCACCTCGTCCTGGGCATCGGCGTGAACGTCACCCTCCGCGCCGAGGAGCTGCCCGTCCCCACCGCGGGCTCCCTCGCCCTCGCGGGGGCCAAGGGCACGGACCGCGACCCGCTGCTGCGCGCCGTGCTGCGGGCGCTGGAGGACTGGTACGGCCGCTGGAGCGCGGCCGACGGCGACCCCTCGGGCAGCGCCTTGCTGGAGGCGTACGCGGCCGGCTGTGTGACGCTCGGCAGGACCGTACGGGCGGAGCTGCCGGGCGGTGACGCGCTGGTGGGGGAGGCCGTCGCGGTGGACGGGGACGGGCGGCTGGTGATCGCCTCGGAACAGGGCGTACAGCACCCGGTCGCTGCCGGTGACATCGTCCATCTGCGCCCTGCGGCCGGACAGTGA
- a CDS encoding acyl-CoA carboxylase subunit beta, which translates to MSSPSPDIDEVDSHTTAGKLADFERRTKEAVHAGSERAVEKQHAKGKLTARERVHLLLDEGSFTELDEFARHRSTNFGLEKNRPYGDGVVTGYGTVDGRPVCVFSQDFTIFGGALGEVYGEKIVKVMDFALKTGCPVIGINDGGGARIQEGVAALGLFAEIFRRNTHASGVIPQISLVLGPCAGGAVYSPAITDFTVMVDQTSHMFITGPDVIKTVTGEDVGFEELGGARTHNTTSGVAHHMAGDEKDAIEYVKALLSYLPSNNLSEAPVYAEEADLETSDEDRELDALIPDSANQPYDMHSVIEHVLDDGEFLETQALFAPNIVTGFGRVEGQSVGVVANQPMQFAGCLNIDASEKAARFVRTCDAFNVPVITFVDVPGFLPGTDQEYDGIIRRGAKLIYAYAEATVPLITVITRKAFGGAYDVMGSKHLGADLNFAWPTAQIAVMGAQGAVNILHRKKLSAASSPEEMEELRAQLTLEYEDALLNPYVAAERGYVDAVIRPAETRRHITRGLRTLRSKREQLPPKKHGNIPL; encoded by the coding sequence ATGTCCTCGCCCAGCCCCGACATCGACGAAGTCGACAGCCACACCACCGCGGGCAAGCTCGCGGACTTCGAGCGCCGTACCAAAGAGGCCGTCCACGCAGGCTCCGAACGAGCAGTGGAAAAGCAGCATGCGAAGGGCAAGCTGACCGCCCGCGAACGGGTGCACCTCCTGCTGGACGAGGGCTCTTTCACGGAGCTGGACGAGTTCGCGCGGCACCGCTCGACCAACTTCGGGCTGGAGAAGAACCGGCCGTACGGCGACGGGGTCGTCACGGGTTACGGCACCGTCGACGGCCGCCCCGTCTGCGTGTTCTCGCAGGACTTCACCATCTTCGGCGGTGCCCTGGGCGAGGTCTACGGCGAGAAGATCGTCAAGGTCATGGACTTCGCGCTGAAGACCGGCTGCCCGGTCATCGGCATCAACGACGGCGGCGGCGCCCGTATCCAGGAGGGCGTGGCCGCGCTCGGGCTGTTCGCGGAGATCTTCCGGCGCAACACCCACGCCTCCGGCGTGATCCCGCAGATCTCGCTGGTGCTGGGCCCGTGCGCGGGCGGGGCCGTCTACTCGCCCGCGATCACGGACTTCACCGTGATGGTCGACCAGACCTCGCACATGTTCATCACGGGCCCCGACGTCATCAAGACGGTCACCGGTGAGGACGTGGGCTTCGAGGAGCTGGGCGGGGCACGGACGCACAACACCACCTCCGGGGTCGCGCACCACATGGCGGGGGACGAGAAGGACGCCATCGAGTACGTCAAGGCGCTGCTGTCCTATCTGCCGTCCAACAACCTGTCCGAGGCGCCGGTCTACGCCGAGGAGGCCGATCTGGAGACCTCGGATGAGGACCGGGAGCTGGACGCGCTGATCCCGGACTCGGCCAACCAGCCCTACGACATGCACTCCGTCATCGAGCACGTCCTGGACGACGGGGAGTTCCTGGAGACGCAGGCGCTGTTCGCGCCGAACATCGTCACCGGGTTCGGGCGGGTCGAGGGCCAGTCGGTGGGCGTGGTCGCCAACCAGCCGATGCAGTTCGCGGGCTGTCTGAACATCGACGCGAGTGAGAAGGCGGCGCGCTTCGTGCGCACCTGCGACGCGTTCAACGTGCCGGTGATCACCTTCGTGGACGTTCCCGGTTTCCTGCCGGGCACCGACCAGGAGTACGACGGGATCATCCGCCGCGGCGCCAAGCTGATCTACGCCTACGCCGAGGCCACCGTCCCGCTGATCACGGTGATCACCCGGAAGGCGTTCGGCGGGGCCTACGACGTGATGGGCTCCAAGCACCTGGGCGCCGACTTGAATTTCGCCTGGCCCACGGCGCAGATCGCCGTCATGGGTGCCCAGGGCGCGGTCAACATCCTGCACCGCAAGAAGCTGTCGGCCGCCTCCTCCCCGGAAGAGATGGAGGAGCTGCGGGCCCAGCTCACCCTGGAGTACGAGGACGCGCTGCTCAACCCCTATGTGGCGGCCGAGCGGGGCTATGTCGACGCGGTGATCAGGCCCGCCGAGACCCGCCGCCACATCACCCGCGGCCTGCGCACGCTGCGCTCCAAGCGCGAGCAGCTCCCGCCGAAGAAGCACGGCAACATCCCGCTGTGA
- a CDS encoding acyl-CoA carboxylase subunit epsilon translates to MKVVRGNPTPEELAAALAVVRARAAVAGDESPARRAPSAWSDPARTIPRRLPAPGPAAWRNTFRPG, encoded by the coding sequence ATCAAGGTCGTACGGGGCAACCCGACCCCGGAGGAACTCGCCGCGGCGCTGGCGGTGGTCCGGGCACGGGCGGCCGTCGCCGGGGACGAGAGCCCGGCACGGCGGGCGCCGAGCGCCTGGTCCGACCCGGCCCGCACGATCCCGCGCCGGCTGCCGGCGCCCGGACCCGCCGCGTGGCGCAACACGTTCCGGCCGGGCTGA
- the mmpB gene encoding morphogenic membrane protein MmpB has translation MLWSDPRNEPPKELHSAQVKLERLGWVLLAVTALVMLLLLSAAYS, from the coding sequence ATGCTCTGGTCCGACCCGCGAAACGAACCCCCCAAGGAACTCCACTCCGCACAGGTGAAGTTGGAGCGCCTGGGCTGGGTGCTGCTGGCCGTGACGGCGCTGGTGATGCTGCTGCTGTTGTCGGCCGCCTATTCCTGA
- a CDS encoding Maf family protein has product MNSTRLVLASASPARLALLRQAGLAPEVVVSGVDEDAISASTPAELAKVLAEAKATAVAGREGVAGALVIGCDSVLELDGHALGKPSDEEDATYRWKDMRGRAGVLHTGHCVIDTRVPGEAREQDGRRSETASTTVHFGEPTDAEIAAYVASGEPLHVAGAFTLDGRSGPFVDAIEGDHGNVLGLSLPTLRKLLRELGVEITDLWA; this is encoded by the coding sequence ATGAACTCAACGCGCCTCGTACTCGCCTCCGCCTCCCCCGCCCGTCTCGCGCTGCTCCGCCAGGCGGGTCTGGCCCCGGAGGTCGTCGTCAGCGGTGTCGACGAGGACGCCATCAGCGCGAGCACACCGGCCGAGCTGGCCAAGGTGCTGGCCGAGGCGAAGGCGACGGCGGTCGCCGGACGCGAGGGGGTGGCCGGGGCGCTCGTCATCGGCTGTGACTCGGTGCTGGAGCTGGACGGGCACGCGCTGGGCAAGCCCTCGGACGAGGAGGACGCCACGTACCGCTGGAAGGACATGCGGGGCCGCGCGGGCGTGCTGCACACCGGGCACTGTGTGATCGACACCCGGGTGCCGGGCGAAGCCCGGGAGCAGGATGGCCGGCGCTCGGAGACGGCGTCCACGACCGTCCACTTCGGGGAGCCGACGGACGCGGAGATCGCGGCCTATGTCGCCAGCGGCGAGCCGCTGCACGTGGCCGGCGCCTTCACCCTCGACGGGCGCTCGGGTCCCTTCGTGGACGCGATCGAGGGGGACCACGGCAATGTGCTGGGACTCTCGCTGCCCACGCTGCGCAAGCTGCTGCGCGAACTGGGTGTGGAGATCACCGACTTGTGGGCGTGA